One window from the genome of Cucumis melo cultivar AY chromosome 10, USDA_Cmelo_AY_1.0, whole genome shotgun sequence encodes:
- the LOC103500243 gene encoding probable methyltransferase PMT11 isoform X1, whose amino-acid sequence MKPFSICDSLKIPSIFKISAFVLISLTFFYLGKHWSDGYPRLIFFTETRYAPPSVSISPNHDNLFDVPSLIEQNLTREAPEKPLSSASAPPPSPILPSFPPPPPPPPSDSVQRFGIVNENGTMVDEFEVGDLDPELTENWGNEIESGTDESGSAKIRIKKFALCSQSMREYIPCLDNADAIKQLKSTEKGEKFERHCPDSGRGLNCLVPAPKGYKMPIPWPRSRDEVWFNNVPHTRLVDDKGGQNWISRDKDKFKFPGGGTQFIHGANEYLDHISKIVPDVAFGSHTRVVLDIGCGVASFGAYLLSRNVVTMSIAPKDVHENQIQFALERGVPAMVAAFSTRRLLYPSQAFDLIHCSRCRINWTRDDGVLLLEVDRMLRAGGYFAWAAQPVYKHEEALEQQWEEMINLTTRLCWKFVKKDGYIAIWQKPMNNSCYLSRDSEVKPPLCDVDDDPDKVWYVELKPCITRLPENGFGRNVAKWPARLHTPPDRLQSIQYDAYISRNELFTAESKYWNEIIGSYVRALHWKKIRLRNVMDMRAGFGGFAAALIDQKLDSWVMNVVPMSGPNTLPVIYDRGLLGVLHDWCEPFDTYPRTYDLLHAAGLFSVEMRRCSMSTIMLEMDRILRPGGRVYIRDTVAVMDELQAIGKAMGWRVSLRDTSEGPHASYRILIGEKRLLRT is encoded by the exons ATGAAACCTTTCTCCATTTGCGATTCACTGAAGATCCCATCGATCTTCAAGATCTCTGCCTTCGTTCTAATCTCCCTCACCTTCTTTTACCTGGGTAAGCATTGGTCTGATGGGTACCCACGGCTCATCTTCTTCACTGAAACTCGATATGCTCCTCCTTCAGTGTCAATCTCGCCTAATCACGACAACCTCTTTGATGTTCCTTCTCTGATCGAACAGAATCTAACCCGTGAAGCTCCGGAAAAGCCCCTTTCTTCCGCCTCTGCCCCGCCCCCTTCTCCAATTCTTCCTTCATTTCCTCCTCCACCGCCTCCTCCTCCTTCTGATTCAGTGCAGAGATTCGGGATCGTGAACGAGAATGGAACGATGGTCGACGAGTTTGAGGTGGGGGATTTGGATCCTGAGTTAACGGAGAATTGGGGGAATGAGATTGAGAGTGGGACGGATGAGAGTGGCTCTGCCAAGATTAGGATCAAGAAGTTTGCTCTTTGCTCACAGAGCATGAGGGAGTACATaccttgcttggataatgcggATGCCATTAAGCAGCTGAAGTCAACGGAAAAAGGGGAGAAGTTCGAGCGGCATTGCCCTGATTCTGGTAGGGGATTGAACTGCTTAGTTCCGGCACCGAAAGGATATAAAATGCCAATTCCCTGGCCAAGGAGCCGTGATGAG GTATGGTTCAACAATGTTCCTCATACCCGTTTGGTTGATGACAAAGGGGGTCAAAACTGGATTTCCCGGGacaaagataaatttaaatttcCTGGTGGTGGTACACAATTCATTCATGGTGCAAATGAATACTTGGATCATATCTCTAAG ATTGTTCCTGATGTTGCTTTTGGTAGTCATACACGAGTAGTTTTGGATATTGGGTGCGGTGTTGCAAGTTTTGGTGCCTACCTGCTGTCACGGAATGTGGTAACAATGTCCATTGCTCCTAAAGATGTTCATGAGAATCAGATTCAATTTGCTCTTGAACGTGGTGTTCCTGCAATGGTTGCAGCATTTTCTACTCGTCGTTTACTGTATCCAAGTCAAGCCTTTGACTTGATACATTGTTCAAGATGTAGAATTAATTGGACTCGTGATG ATGGAGTTCTATTGCTGGAGGTTGACAGAATGCTAAGGGCTGGAGGATACTTTGCTTGGGCAGCACAACCTGTTTACAAGCATGAAGAAGCCTTGGAACAGCAGTGGGAAG AGATGATTAACCTTACCACTCGACTCTGCTGGAAGTTTGTGAAAAAGGATGGATATATAGCAATATGGCAAAAGCCAATGAATAATAGCTGCTATCTTAGCCGTGATTCGGAAGTTAAGCCTCCACTTTGTGATGTAGACGATGATCCAGATAAAGTTTG GTATGTCGAGCTGAAGCCTTGCATTACTCGGCTGCCAGAAAATGGTTTTGGCAGAAACGTGGCAAAATGGCCTGCACGTTTGCATACTCCTCCAGATAGGCTTCAGAGCATTCAATATGATGCCTATATTTCTAGAAATGAGCTCTTCACGGCAGAATCTAAATATTGGAATGAAATTATAGGAAGCTATGTGCGTGCATTACATTGGAAGAAGATAAGACTAAGGAATGTAATGGATATGAGAGCTGGATTTGGAGG GTTTGCTGCAGCATTAATCGACCAAAAATTGGATTCGTGGGTGATGAACGTCGTCCCCATGAGTGGACCAAACACCTTACCCGTCATATACGACCGTGGACTTCTTGGAGTTCTTCATGATTG GTGTGAACCTTTCGATACATACCCAAGAACATATGATCTATTGCATGCAGCTGGTCTTTTTTCAGTCGAGATGAGAAG ATGCAGTATGTCAACAATCATGCTCGAAATGGATCGGATCTTAAGGCCTGGGGGCCGAGTATACATCCGTGATACTGTTGCTGTCATGGATGAGCTTCAAGCCATTGGAAAGGCGATGGGTTGGCGTGTTAGCCTGCGTGATACCTCCGAAGGACCCCATGCAAGCTACAGGATACTGATCGGCGAAAAACGCCTCTTGCGCACATGA
- the LOC103500243 gene encoding probable methyltransferase PMT11 isoform X2 has translation MKPFSICDSLKIPSIFKISAFVLISLTFFYLGKHWSDGYPRLIFFTETRYAPPSVSISPNHDNLFDVPSLIEQNLTREAPEKPLSSASAPPPSPILPSFPPPPPPPPSDSVQRFGIVNENGTMVDEFEVGDLDPELTENWGNEIESGTDESGSAKIRIKKFALCSQSMREYIPCLDNADAIKQLKSTEKGEKFERHCPDSGRGLNCLVPAPKGYKMPIPWPRSRDEVWFNNVPHTRLVDDKGGQNWISRDKDKFKFPGGGTQFIHGANEYLDHISKIVPDVAFGSHTRVVLDIGCGVASFGAYLLSRNVVTMSIAPKDVHENQIQFALERGVPAMVAAFSTRRLLYPSQAFDLIHCSRCRINWTRDDGVLLLEVDRMLRAGGYFAWAAQPVYKHEEALEQQWEEMINLTTRLCWKFVKKDGYIAIWQKPMNNSCYLSRDSEVKPPLCDVDDDPDKVWYVELKPCITRLPENGFGRNVAKWPARLHTPPDRLQSIQYDAYISRNELFTAESKYWNEIIGSYVRALHWKKIRLRNVMDMRAGFGGFAAALIDQKLDSWVMNVVPMSGPNTLPVIYDRGLLGVLHDWLFVMYLSGVNLSIHTQEHMIYCMQLVFFQSR, from the exons ATGAAACCTTTCTCCATTTGCGATTCACTGAAGATCCCATCGATCTTCAAGATCTCTGCCTTCGTTCTAATCTCCCTCACCTTCTTTTACCTGGGTAAGCATTGGTCTGATGGGTACCCACGGCTCATCTTCTTCACTGAAACTCGATATGCTCCTCCTTCAGTGTCAATCTCGCCTAATCACGACAACCTCTTTGATGTTCCTTCTCTGATCGAACAGAATCTAACCCGTGAAGCTCCGGAAAAGCCCCTTTCTTCCGCCTCTGCCCCGCCCCCTTCTCCAATTCTTCCTTCATTTCCTCCTCCACCGCCTCCTCCTCCTTCTGATTCAGTGCAGAGATTCGGGATCGTGAACGAGAATGGAACGATGGTCGACGAGTTTGAGGTGGGGGATTTGGATCCTGAGTTAACGGAGAATTGGGGGAATGAGATTGAGAGTGGGACGGATGAGAGTGGCTCTGCCAAGATTAGGATCAAGAAGTTTGCTCTTTGCTCACAGAGCATGAGGGAGTACATaccttgcttggataatgcggATGCCATTAAGCAGCTGAAGTCAACGGAAAAAGGGGAGAAGTTCGAGCGGCATTGCCCTGATTCTGGTAGGGGATTGAACTGCTTAGTTCCGGCACCGAAAGGATATAAAATGCCAATTCCCTGGCCAAGGAGCCGTGATGAG GTATGGTTCAACAATGTTCCTCATACCCGTTTGGTTGATGACAAAGGGGGTCAAAACTGGATTTCCCGGGacaaagataaatttaaatttcCTGGTGGTGGTACACAATTCATTCATGGTGCAAATGAATACTTGGATCATATCTCTAAG ATTGTTCCTGATGTTGCTTTTGGTAGTCATACACGAGTAGTTTTGGATATTGGGTGCGGTGTTGCAAGTTTTGGTGCCTACCTGCTGTCACGGAATGTGGTAACAATGTCCATTGCTCCTAAAGATGTTCATGAGAATCAGATTCAATTTGCTCTTGAACGTGGTGTTCCTGCAATGGTTGCAGCATTTTCTACTCGTCGTTTACTGTATCCAAGTCAAGCCTTTGACTTGATACATTGTTCAAGATGTAGAATTAATTGGACTCGTGATG ATGGAGTTCTATTGCTGGAGGTTGACAGAATGCTAAGGGCTGGAGGATACTTTGCTTGGGCAGCACAACCTGTTTACAAGCATGAAGAAGCCTTGGAACAGCAGTGGGAAG AGATGATTAACCTTACCACTCGACTCTGCTGGAAGTTTGTGAAAAAGGATGGATATATAGCAATATGGCAAAAGCCAATGAATAATAGCTGCTATCTTAGCCGTGATTCGGAAGTTAAGCCTCCACTTTGTGATGTAGACGATGATCCAGATAAAGTTTG GTATGTCGAGCTGAAGCCTTGCATTACTCGGCTGCCAGAAAATGGTTTTGGCAGAAACGTGGCAAAATGGCCTGCACGTTTGCATACTCCTCCAGATAGGCTTCAGAGCATTCAATATGATGCCTATATTTCTAGAAATGAGCTCTTCACGGCAGAATCTAAATATTGGAATGAAATTATAGGAAGCTATGTGCGTGCATTACATTGGAAGAAGATAAGACTAAGGAATGTAATGGATATGAGAGCTGGATTTGGAGG GTTTGCTGCAGCATTAATCGACCAAAAATTGGATTCGTGGGTGATGAACGTCGTCCCCATGAGTGGACCAAACACCTTACCCGTCATATACGACCGTGGACTTCTTGGAGTTCTTCATGATTG GTTATTTGTGATGTATCTATCAGGTGTGAACCTTTCGATACATACCCAAGAACATATGATCTATTGCATGCAGCTGGTCTTTTTTCAGTCGAGATGA